A genomic stretch from Sphingorhabdus pulchriflava includes:
- a CDS encoding acyl-CoA dehydrogenase family protein — protein MAMTYNEDQSMLRDSARDFMKTEAPVAHLRKYRDMDCKDGFSHDLWKQFSEMGFTGILIPEADGGLGMGHVEAGIVLEEIGRNLSPSPFLSTSVVAVEALKAADKAMRDRWFPGILAGETVIGIALEEGKKHHPEKIALKAERSGNGFKLSGAKQFVVQGSSADMLIVAARTGGAIGETAGLTLFAVEKDAAGLSMDAARTVDSAMAARVAFDGVEVTADAVIGDVDGGWAVLSKMLNAGRTGSAAEMVGVGTGAMDLTFDYLKQRKQFGRVIGEFQALQHRAAHLYGEMEMARSAVLKAQNFLDEADPRAELYASVAKAKAGLACSLSVREGVQMHGGIGMTDEYDIGLYMKRDRALAEYMGDIYFHADRVAQLNGY, from the coding sequence ATGGCCATGACCTATAATGAAGACCAGTCGATGCTGCGCGATAGCGCACGCGACTTCATGAAAACCGAAGCGCCCGTCGCGCATCTGCGCAAATATCGGGACATGGATTGCAAGGATGGCTTCAGCCACGATCTGTGGAAGCAATTTTCCGAAATGGGTTTCACCGGCATCCTGATCCCCGAAGCCGATGGCGGGCTGGGCATGGGCCATGTCGAAGCTGGCATCGTGCTGGAAGAAATTGGACGCAACCTCTCGCCCTCGCCCTTCCTTTCAACCTCGGTGGTTGCTGTTGAAGCATTGAAGGCTGCCGACAAGGCAATGCGCGACCGTTGGTTCCCCGGCATTCTCGCTGGTGAAACGGTGATCGGCATCGCACTTGAAGAGGGCAAAAAGCACCATCCGGAAAAGATCGCGCTCAAGGCCGAACGCAGCGGCAATGGCTTCAAGCTGAGCGGTGCAAAGCAGTTTGTCGTGCAGGGTAGCTCTGCCGACATGCTGATTGTTGCAGCCCGTACCGGAGGTGCTATTGGCGAGACGGCAGGCTTGACGCTGTTTGCGGTTGAGAAAGACGCAGCCGGCCTGTCGATGGATGCCGCGCGCACCGTTGACTCAGCAATGGCTGCTCGTGTCGCATTTGATGGTGTCGAAGTAACCGCCGACGCCGTGATTGGCGATGTCGACGGCGGCTGGGCTGTCTTGTCCAAAATGCTCAACGCCGGACGCACCGGTTCCGCCGCCGAAATGGTTGGCGTTGGCACCGGCGCGATGGACCTGACCTTTGACTATCTCAAACAGCGCAAGCAGTTTGGCCGCGTCATCGGCGAGTTCCAGGCGCTGCAGCATCGTGCCGCGCATCTTTATGGCGAAATGGAAATGGCGCGCTCCGCTGTGCTCAAGGCGCAGAACTTCCTCGACGAGGCAGATCCGCGTGCAGAGCTTTACGCCTCGGTCGCCAAGGCCAAGGCAGGTCTTGCCTGCAGCCTTTCTGTCCGCGAAGGCGTGCAGATGCATGGCGGCATCGGCATGACCGACGAATATGACATCGGCCTCTATATGAAGCGCGACCGCGCGCTCGCCGAATATATGGGCGACATCTATTTCCACGCCGACCGCGTGGCCCAGTTGAACGGATATTGA
- a CDS encoding SDR family oxidoreductase: MDLQKLFSLEGRVALVTGGSKNLGRHMAEGFIAAGAKVYISSRKADACEATAAELGPNCIPLPMDVSSVEGCKALAAAFAERESKLDILVNNAGAAWGAPFEEFPEAGWDKVMDLNVKGPFFLTQALYPLLKAAATKAHPAKVINIGSIDGIRLNPWETYSYHASKSAILYLTKRMAARLVQDQINVTAIAPGAFASDMNKAARDHGEAVASNIPNKRIGVAEDMAAAAIYLASDAGNYVIGDTITVDGGVAHANIGSPSIDA, from the coding sequence ATGGACTTGCAGAAACTTTTCAGCCTTGAAGGCCGTGTCGCGCTCGTCACCGGTGGTTCCAAGAATCTCGGCCGCCATATGGCCGAAGGCTTCATCGCCGCTGGTGCCAAGGTCTATATCAGCTCGCGCAAAGCGGACGCCTGTGAAGCAACAGCAGCCGAACTGGGCCCCAACTGCATTCCGCTGCCAATGGATGTCTCGTCGGTTGAGGGCTGCAAGGCGTTGGCGGCTGCATTCGCCGAACGCGAGTCGAAACTCGATATCCTGGTCAACAACGCAGGAGCCGCCTGGGGCGCACCGTTCGAGGAATTCCCTGAAGCGGGCTGGGACAAGGTCATGGACCTCAATGTCAAGGGCCCCTTCTTCCTGACGCAGGCGTTATACCCGCTGCTGAAGGCTGCGGCGACCAAGGCGCATCCGGCGAAGGTTATCAATATCGGCTCAATCGACGGTATCCGTCTCAACCCCTGGGAAACCTATAGCTATCACGCATCCAAGTCGGCGATCCTGTATCTTACAAAACGCATGGCTGCGCGGTTGGTTCAGGATCAGATCAATGTCACTGCGATCGCCCCGGGTGCCTTTGCCTCTGATATGAACAAGGCAGCGCGCGACCATGGCGAAGCGGTCGCCAGCAACATCCCGAACAAGCGCATCGGCGTTGCCGAAGATATGGCGGCGGCGGCGATCTATCTTGCGTCAGATGCCGGCAACTATGTTATTGGCGATACTATCACCGTCGATGGCGGCGTGGCGCACGCCAATATCGGTTCACCGAGCATCGACGCGTGA
- a CDS encoding acyl-CoA dehydrogenase family protein, with product MSELEAFRTEIRAWIEANCPPEMKTPIKSDDDTCWGGRNFVFQSEAQKQWMERCAAAGLTVPDWPKDYGGAGLSPAETKIFRQEMARAGARSPLNSFGIWMLGPALLKFGTEEQKRHYLPQIARGEIRWCQGYSEPGSGSDLVSLQTFGEDKGDHWVVNGQKIWTSYADKADWIFCLVRTDKENKYQGISFLLFDMTTPGVTTKPIKLISGNSPFCETFFDNVVVPKHQIVGELNRGWDVAKYLLGHEREMISGMGGDGGTASLGGGFKDALGDEPILRAQLAMFDVESLAFRAHSERFMDEWKTGTAHPAYSNLMKYIGTELNKKRHELVMAAGGSDYLEWESERSNGGKRARDWLRTKANSIEGGTSEVMLNVVAKRILDMPGA from the coding sequence ATGAGCGAACTGGAGGCATTCCGGACGGAAATCAGGGCGTGGATAGAGGCAAACTGCCCGCCCGAAATGAAAACCCCGATCAAAAGCGACGACGACACCTGCTGGGGCGGTCGTAACTTCGTTTTCCAAAGCGAAGCGCAAAAACAATGGATGGAGCGCTGCGCAGCGGCAGGCCTTACCGTGCCCGATTGGCCAAAGGACTATGGCGGCGCAGGACTGTCGCCTGCTGAAACCAAAATTTTCCGTCAGGAAATGGCACGCGCCGGCGCACGTTCGCCGCTCAACAGCTTTGGCATCTGGATGCTTGGCCCCGCACTGCTGAAATTCGGCACCGAAGAGCAGAAGCGCCATTACCTGCCGCAGATCGCGCGCGGCGAAATCCGCTGGTGTCAGGGCTATTCAGAACCGGGATCAGGTTCGGACCTCGTTTCGCTGCAAACCTTTGGCGAAGACAAGGGCGACCATTGGGTCGTCAACGGCCAGAAAATCTGGACGAGCTATGCCGACAAGGCCGACTGGATTTTCTGCCTTGTCCGCACGGATAAGGAAAACAAATATCAGGGCATCAGCTTCCTGTTGTTCGATATGACGACACCGGGCGTTACCACCAAGCCGATCAAGCTGATTTCGGGCAACTCGCCCTTCTGCGAAACCTTCTTCGACAATGTCGTGGTGCCCAAGCATCAGATTGTCGGCGAGCTCAACCGCGGTTGGGATGTCGCCAAATATCTGCTCGGCCATGAGCGCGAAATGATTTCGGGCATGGGCGGCGATGGCGGCACCGCCTCGCTCGGCGGCGGCTTCAAGGATGCGCTGGGTGATGAACCGATACTGCGCGCGCAGCTTGCGATGTTTGACGTCGAAAGCCTTGCCTTCCGCGCGCACAGCGAACGCTTCATGGACGAATGGAAAACCGGCACCGCGCATCCAGCCTATTCGAACCTGATGAAATATATCGGGACGGAACTGAACAAGAAGCGCCACGAACTGGTGATGGCGGCTGGTGGTTCAGACTATCTGGAATGGGAAAGCGAACGCTCGAATGGCGGCAAGCGTGCACGCGACTGGCTGCGCACCAAAGCCAATTCGATCGAAGGCGGCACGAGCGAAGTGATGCTCAACGTCGTCGCAAAACGCATTCTCGACATGCCGGGAGCCTGA